Part of the Nitrospira sp. genome is shown below.
AGATCCCGCCCAAACTTTGGTCATTGTGGGATCACGAACTGTTCTGAAGCGGGCTCCGGCTATGCTCCAACTGATGAGCCAGCACCGCGAGGAAACCCAGAAGAGCAAGGGACACGATCTCTCGCTGGAAGATTTCCTCGACCAAAAAATGGGAGACTTCGTCAAGGGGATGCATAACGGCGCCGCCAAGAACCTTCACCCGATGCTGATTTCAGCCGTCGAACGCCCTCTGATCTCGTCAGCTCTACGAGAAACCCAAGGCAATCAAATCCAAGCGGCGGAATTATTGGGCCTGAATCGCAATACGTTGAGAAAGAAGATTACGAATCTCCATATTCCATTGAAGCGGGGTCGCGTAAAGGCCGCTGGCTCCTCCTAATGCTGCGGTGCAGCAGGAAACTCTGTCTGGACAATGGGAACGGCTTCAGGCGTTCGGCATCCTCATTCATTCATAACCAAGGAGGGGACTGATGACGAAGGAAGAGCTGATTGCGAAAATGGCAGCCTCGGCAGGAATCACAAAAGTTGCCGCGGGCACGGCCCTGGAGGCCTTCACCGGAGCCGTCACGACGTCGCTAAAGAAGGGACAGCGGGTTTCTCTGGTGAATTTCGGTACCTTTACGATTTCAAAGCGGAAAGCGCGGATGGGCAGAAACCCACGCACCGGGGAATCGCTTAAAATTCCGGCCGCTAAGGTCCCGAAGTTTTCGGCAGGGAAAGAACTGCGCTCGGCGGTCAAGTAACGACCCCGCAGCATTTCCAGTAGCACAAAGAGAAGGCGGTGCCTTCCAGAACCTCCGGAAGAAGGCTGCCTTCTCTTTTGCATTTCTTGACAGTATGGGCAGGGCTATATTAGCATGCCCACCCGGACAATAGGCGCGTAGCTCAGGGGGAGAGCGTTACCTTGACACGGTAAAGGTCGACGGTTCAAGACCGTCCGCGCCTACCATTCCGGCTAGGGGCATCCGTTTGCCTTGAGGCGGCGGAATGCCTTTGTTGTTTTTGTTTGAATAAGAAAAGCACTGGAACGGATGAAGATCACGCTTAAAGGCGGGAATAGCCAGGTCCTTGAAACCGGACAGACCGTGGGAGCGGCCTTGAAGGCCTGCGGCCTGTCGATCGGATCCGATGTCCTCGCCGCCAAAGTCAACGGAGTCGTGGTCGATCTGTCACGGCAGCTGACTGAAGACGCTGTCGTGGAACCCATCCGGTTCGATACGACAGAAGGGCGAGAAGTTTATCGCCACAGCAGCACCCACATCATGGCGCAGGCGGTAAAAGAAGTATTTCCAACCGCACAGGTCACCATCGGTCCGGCGCTTGAAGATAGCTTCTTTTACGACTTCGCCTTCGAGCGGCCTTTCACGCCGGAGGATCTCGAGAAAATCGAAGCTCGCGTCCGCGAGATTATCAAGCGGAACCTGCCGGTCACGCGGAAGGAGCTGTCGAAGCAAGAAGCTATTCAGCTTTTCCAATCTCGCGGTGAAGCCTATAAGGTCGAATTGATCCAAGGATTCCCTGAGCATGAGCCGATCTCTGCCTATAGCCAGGGCGAGTTTATCGATCTCTGTCGTGGGCCCCATCTCCCCGCCACCGGCCACGTCGGCGCATTTAAGCTCCTGACCACCGCCGGCGCCTACTGGCGCGGAGATGAGCGTAATCCGATGTTGCAACGGATCTACGGAACATCCTTCCCAACCCAGGCTGAACTCGACGCCTATCTGACGCGCCTTGAAGAGATTAAGCGGCGGGATCATCGTAAGGTAGGGAAAGAACTTGATCTCTTTACGATACAGGATGAAACCGGTCCTGGATTGGTCCTCTGGCATCCCAAAGGAGCACTGGTTCGGCTCTTGATCGAGAACTTCTGGCGCGAACAGCACATTAAGGATGGATACGATCTGGTGTATTCGCCCCATGTAGCCAGGCTCGACCTTTGGAAAACGAGCGGGCACGTTGACTATTATCGGGAGAATATGTTCGCACCGATGAAGCTGGAAGGCAGCGAATACCAGCTCAAGCCGATGAACTGCCCCTACCACATCATGATTTACAAATCGCACTTGCGGAGTTATCGGGATCTCCCCATCCGCTACGGCGAGCTCGGGACAGTGTATCGGTATGAACGCACGGGCGTCCTGCATGGCCTCTTGCGCGTGCGCGGATTCACGCAAGACGATGCGCACCTCTTTTGCCGACCCGATCAGATTCAGGATGAGGTCAGCCGGGTATTGGACTTCACCTTCTTTATTTTGAAATCGTTCGGCTTTGTCGACTTTGAGATCTTTCTGTCGACCAGACCGGAAAAGTCGGTCGGCTCTGATGATAAGTGGGTCCTCGCGACAGATTCGCTGGAGGGAGCGCTCAAGAGCCGTGGGATCGCCTTTCATTTGGACGAAGGGGGCGGGGCCTTCTACGGACCGAAAATCGATATTAAAATCAAGGACGCGCTTGGCCGATCCTGGCAATGCTCCACCATTCAGGTGGACTTCAACAATCCGGAACGGTTTGAGCTCGGTTATA
Proteins encoded:
- a CDS encoding HU family DNA-binding protein; translation: MTKEELIAKMAASAGITKVAAGTALEAFTGAVTTSLKKGQRVSLVNFGTFTISKRKARMGRNPRTGESLKIPAAKVPKFSAGKELRSAVK
- a CDS encoding helix-turn-helix domain-containing protein — translated: MSVPTSVFSILLLTADADIHAQFKAVFGNASVTMVRDAASLPKDLPRRPYDAVVVEARPGQGHSEVLPPRIDPAQTLVIVGSRTVLKRAPAMLQLMSQHREETQKSKGHDLSLEDFLDQKMGDFVKGMHNGAAKNLHPMLISAVERPLISSALRETQGNQIQAAELLGLNRNTLRKKITNLHIPLKRGRVKAAGSS
- the thrS gene encoding threonine--tRNA ligase produces the protein MKITLKGGNSQVLETGQTVGAALKACGLSIGSDVLAAKVNGVVVDLSRQLTEDAVVEPIRFDTTEGREVYRHSSTHIMAQAVKEVFPTAQVTIGPALEDSFFYDFAFERPFTPEDLEKIEARVREIIKRNLPVTRKELSKQEAIQLFQSRGEAYKVELIQGFPEHEPISAYSQGEFIDLCRGPHLPATGHVGAFKLLTTAGAYWRGDERNPMLQRIYGTSFPTQAELDAYLTRLEEIKRRDHRKVGKELDLFTIQDETGPGLVLWHPKGALVRLLIENFWREQHIKDGYDLVYSPHVARLDLWKTSGHVDYYRENMFAPMKLEGSEYQLKPMNCPYHIMIYKSHLRSYRDLPIRYGELGTVYRYERTGVLHGLLRVRGFTQDDAHLFCRPDQIQDEVSRVLDFTFFILKSFGFVDFEIFLSTRPEKSVGSDDKWVLATDSLEGALKSRGIAFHLDEGGGAFYGPKIDIKIKDALGRSWQCSTIQVDFNNPERFELGYIGEDGKSHEPIMIHRALMGSIERFFGILIEHYGGAFPTWLAPVQVVVMAITDNQREYVNTVVAQLKAAGFRADADLRNEKIGFKIREAEKAKIPYMLVAGDREVQSGTLSVRGRSGANLGSMTGAAVIDLLRNDVTRAQPELQPTH